A single Perognathus longimembris pacificus isolate PPM17 chromosome 17, ASM2315922v1, whole genome shotgun sequence DNA region contains:
- the St6galnac1 gene encoding alpha-N-acetylgalactosaminide alpha-2,6-sialyltransferase 1 has protein sequence MRACPLGPSALWHLLLAALVLLLFTLPSFIKEPNTKPSSPAPQELTGEPRPAQRQGRKGPSGSERSRPQVRTKRQAEERGGQRDDAETRATARVLERWGDTSNVTAATTRTTSVSTAPAPAKSPPAARPWPPNATTPTRPPLKATNFKSEPRWDFEEEYSLDVGGLQTNCPDSVKVRASRSPWLGKLFLPSPLLFLDSARFSPREWARLEHFVPPFGFMELNRSLVQKVVSRFPPVPQQQLLLAGRPPGGSRCLSCAVVGNGGILNNSRMGREIDGHDYVFRLSGALLRGYERDVGTRTSFYGFTAFSLTQSLLALGARGFRHVPVGADVHYLHFLEGSRDYEWLDALLLNETLGKKTLPWFRRRPQEVFPEALRLDRYFLLHPDFLRYVKNRFLRSKTLDTARWRIYRPTTGALLLLTALHLCDKVSAYGFITQGHERFSGHYYDKTWKQLIFYVNHDFPLERKVWKQLHDEGIIWLYQRPQTTKAPSSQKPRRAANS, from the exons cccagcccctcaggagCTGACGGGAGAACCGAGGCCCGCCCAGCGCCAAGGCCGGAAGGGGCCATCAGGCTCAGAACGCAGCCGCCCACAGGTGAGGACAAAGAGACAAGCAGAGGAACGGGGGGGCCAGCGGGATGACGCAGAAACCCGAGCCACAGCACGGGTCCTAGAAAGATGGGGTGACACATCAAATGTCACAGCAGCAACGACGAGGACGACAAGTGTGAGCACAGCCCCCGCCCCGGCCAAGTCCCCCCCGGCCGCCCGGCCCTGGCCTCCAAACGCCACCACCCCAACACGCCCGCCACTGAAGGCCACCAACTTCAAGTCGGAGCCTCGGTGGGATTTTGAGGAAGAGTACAGCCTGGACGTGGGGGGCCTGCAGACG AACTGCCCTGACTCGGTGAAGGTGAGAGCCTCCAGGTCTCCCTGGCTGGGGAAGCTCTTCCTGCCCAGCCCCCTTCTCTTCCTGGACTCGGCCCGCTTCAGCCCTCGTGAGTGGGCCCGGCTGGAGCACTTCGTGCCGCCCTTCGGCTTCATGGAGCTCAACCGCTCCC TGGTGCAGAAGGTGGTGTCGCGATTCCCGCCAGTgccccagcagcagctgctcctgGCCGGCCGCCCTCCCGGGGGCTCCCGCTGCCTCTCCTGCGCCGTGGTGGGCAACGGGGGCATCCTGAACAACTCCCGCATGGGCCGGGAGATCGACGGCCACGACTACGTGTTTCG ACTGAGCGGGGCGCTGCTCAGGGGCTACGAGCGGGACGTGGGCACGCGGACCTCCTTCTACGGCTTCACCGCCTTCTCCCTGACCCAGTCCCTGCTGGCGCTGGGCGCGCGGGGCTTCCGGCACGTGCCCGTGGGCGCG GACGTCCACTACCTCCACTTCCTGGAAGGCAGCCGGGACTACGAGTGGCTGGACGCGCTGCTTCTCAACGAGACCCTGGGGAAGAAGACCCTGCCCTGGTTCAG GCGCAGGCCCCAGGAAGTGTTCCCTGAGGCCCTGAGACTGGACAGGTACTTCCTGCTGCACCCGGACTTCCTCCGCTACGTGAAAAACAG ATTTCTGAGATCGAAGACCCTGGACACGGCCCGCTGGAGGATCTACCGCCCCACCACAGGCGCCTTGCTGCTCCTCACGGCCCTTCACCTCTGCGACAAG GTCAGTGCCTATGGCTTCATCACCCAGGGCCACGAGCGCTTTTCCGGTCACTACTACGATAAGACGTGGAAACAGCTGATCTTTTACGTCAACCATGACTTCCCGCTAGAGAGGAAGGTCTGGAAGCAGCTGCATGATGAAGGCATTATCTGGCTGTACCAGCGCCCCCAAACCACCAAAGCACCGAGCTCACAGAAGCCTAGGAGGGCAGCAAACTCCTGA